CCCGCGCTTTATCCCATACGTGAACCATCGCCTCGGTCATGATCTTATCCATGCGCTCGTTAATTTCGTCCTCGCTCCAGAAGAAGCTGGCCATATCCTGCACCCACTCGAAGTACGAAACGGTCACGCCGCCGGCGTTACAGATCACGTCCGGCACTACGGTAATGCCGCGTGAGGCCAGCACGTCGTCGGCTTCAGGGTAGGTCGGGCCGTTGGCACCTTCGAGCACGATGCGGCATTTCAGCTTCTCAGCGCGCTGGCGGGTGATTTGCCCTTCCAGCGCCGCCGGGATCAGAATGTCCATCTCCACGTCCCAGAACGCCTCGTCGCTAATCACTTCCGCGCCGCTAAAGCCGGCGATTTTCTTGTTCGCCGCATTCCACTCGCTCAGCGCCGCCAGATCGATGCCGGCCGGGTTAAACAGCGTGGCGCTGTGGTCCTGCACCGCGACCACGCGGCCGCCGGCGGCGGCAAACAGGCGGGCCGCTTCGCTACCCACGTTACCAAAGCCCTGTACCGCCACGCGTGCGCCTTCCAGCTCGATACCGCTGCGCTGTGCCACTTCACGGCCGGTGATAAACACGCCGCGCCCGGTGGCTTTTTCACGCCCCAGCGAGCCGCCAAGGTGTACCGGCTTACCGGTCACCACGCCGGTAACGGTGGTGCCGTTGTTCATGGAGTAGGTGTCCATCATCCACGCCATTACTTTCCCATTGGTGCCGACGTCCGGTGCCGGAATATCCTTCTGCGGGCCGATAATCAGGCCAATCTCGCTGGTATAGCGGCGGGTCAGACGCTCCAGTTCACCCTCTGACAGCTTAAGCGGATCGACGCGGATCCCGCCCTTGGCACCGCCATAAGGCAGGTTGACCGCCGCACACTTGATGGTCATCCAGGCCGAAAGCGCCATGACTTCGTTGAGATCGACGTTAGGGTGATAGCGCACGCCGCCTTTGCCCGGTCCGCGCGACAGGTTGTGCTGCACGCGGAAGCCTTCGAAGTGGCGGATGGTGCCGTCGTCCATCTGCAGCGGGATATCAACGATCAGCGCGCGCTTCGGATGACGCAGGGTGTCGATCCAGCGGGAGAGATCGCCGAGGTAGGGGGCAACGCGGTCGATCTGCTGCAGATAGGTGGACCAGGCCGTTTTACTGCCTTCAGATACGTAGGAGAGCTTTTCCATAACCAACCTTTAATATGTTAGCACCTGCCCCGCGACCGTCCGGACCGGCGGGATGATGCTTAGTTATAACTTCTGGTAACCGTGGATGGCCCAGCGAAATTCACTGGGACAGCGCTAATTTAGCATCAAATAAAAGTTTCAAAGTTATTAAATTATTGTGAATTGCACCTGATTGGTGCAGAAAAGTGACTGCCGTGTGCATAGATACCGCGCTAACCTCGTCAGCCCGATGTGGTAGCCGTTGGCAGGCGTTAATTATGCAGTTAGACTGCATAGATGTGGTTTTTCCTTTATTTTTCAGAATTTTGAATGCGATCAAATTTTGCCAGTTGCGGCACGTAACGCGGTTGCAACCCCCAAAAATTCGCAAAATGACCATTTTGCCAGGAGAAGAGTCTATGACCCTTGACGTCAAAAGTCTTAAGCAGAATTTTCCTCTGCTTGATGCGATCTGTGCGCTACAACCTGTTAGCTGGTTCAACCCGGACTATGGTACGCTGGCGGCCGGCTACCCGCACGTAGGCCTGACCGCTGCCCAGGTAGCCGATGCAGCCGCGCGGCTGCACCGCTTTGCGCCGTACCTGATGAAGGTCTTTCCGGAGACGCGCGCCAGCCAGGGGATTATTGAGTCAGCGATCTGCCCGCTGACGCAGTTGCAGCCGGTGCTGGAGGCGCACTACCAGCAGCGGCTGGCGGGGCGGCTGTGGCTGAAGAAAGACAGCCATCTGCCGGTCTCCGGCTCGATCAAGGCGCGCGGCGGCATCTATGAGGTGCTGGCGCACGCGGAGCGGCTGGCGATCGCCGCCGGGCTGCTGCAGGAGGGCGACGACTACGCAAAACTGGCCGGTGATGACTTCCGCGCCTTCTTCAGCCAGTACCGCATCGCGGTCGGCTCCACCGGCAACCTCGGCCTGTCGATCGGCATCATCAGCGCGCAGCTCGGCTTTGAGGTGACGGTGCATATGTCGGCGGATGCCCGCGCGTGGAAGAAGCAGACGCTGCGCGATCGTGGCGTCAGGGTGGTGGAGTATGAGCAGGACTACGGCGTGGCAGTGGCGGAAGGGCGGCGTCAGGCCGGGGACGACCCGCGCTGCTTCTTTATTGATGATGAGAACTCGCACAACCTGTTTCTCGGCTACGCGGTGGCCGGCGAACGGCTGAAGCGGCAGTTTGCCGAACACAATATCGTGGTGGACGCCGACCACCCGCTGTTTGTCTATCTGCCCTGCGGCGTCGGTGGCGGACCGGGCGGCGTGGCCTTTGGCCTTAAGCTGGCGTTTGGCGACCACGTACACTGCGTGTTTGCCGAACCGACCCATTCGCCCTGCATGCTGCTGGGGGTGCATACCGGCCTGCATGATGAAATCTCCGTGCAGGATCTCGGTATTGACAACCTGACCGCCGCCGACGGCCTGGCGGTCGGCCGTGCCTCCGGCTTTGTCGGCCGCGCGATGCAGCGCCTGCTCAGCGCCTTCTATACGCTTAGCGACGAGGAGATGTATCGCCTGCTGGGGTTGTTACAGTGTCACGAGGGGCTGAGCCTGGAGCCTTCGGCGCTGGCCGGGATGGCCGGGCCGTGGCGCATCAGCGCGCAGCCGCAGGAACTGGCCGCGCAGGGCATCAGCGCAGCGCAGTTGTCGCGAGCCACCCACCTGGTGTGGGCGACCGGCGGTGGCATGGTGCCAGCGGAAGAGATGGCGAAATATCAGGCTGCCGCTGAAAAACTGCTGGCAGATTAAGCACTATTTGTACAGAAAGCAGGCTAAGGGCCGCTGTTCGCGCATGTGCGCTTTGCCCTGGCGCGGTGAAAGCGGTATCCTGACGCCTGTATTTAATAAAAAAAGTCTCTATTGAGGTCGACATGATTATTAAACCACGTATCCGTGGCTTCATCTGTGTTACTGCCCATCCGGCAGGTTGTAAAGCTAACGTCAAACAACAGATCGATTACGTCACTGCGCAGGGCCCGGTGGCTTCCGGCCCGAAAAAAGTGCTGGTGATTGGCGCCTCAACCGGTTACGGCCTTGCCGCCCGCATCTCTGCGGCCTTTGGCTGCGACGCCGACACGCTGGGCGTGTTCTTCGAGCGCGCCGGTGAAGAGACCAAACCTGCCACCGCCGGCTGGTATAACTCCGCTGCGTTTGAAGAGTTTGCCACTGAGAAGGGCCTGTACGCTAAAAGCATTAACGGCGACGCCTACTCAGACGCGGTTAAGCAGAAAACCATTGAACTGATTAAGCAGGATCTGGGTCAGGTTGACCTGGTGGTTTACAGCCTGGCCGCGCCGCGCCGTACCCATCCGGTTACCGGTGAAGTGTTTAACTCCACCCTGAAGCCGATCGGTAAACCGCTGGTCACCCGCGGCCTGAACACCGACAAAGAAACCATCACCGAAGTGGCGCTGGAGCCGGCTAACGCCGAAGAGATCGCCGGTACCGTGGCGGTGATGGGCGGCGAAGACTGGCAGATGTGGATCGACGCGCTGCTGGAAGCCGGCGTGCTGGCGGAAGGCGCGAAAACCACCGCCTTCACCTACCTCGGCGAGCAGATCACCCACGACATCTACTGGAACGGCTCGATCGGTGAAGCGAAGAAGGATCTGGACAAGCGCGTGCTGACCATCCGTGACACCCTGGCCGCCCACGGCAACGGCGACGCCCGCGTCTCGGTGCTGAAAGCCGTCGTAACCCAGGCCAGCTCTGCTATCCCGGTGATGCCGCTGTACCTGTCGCTGCTGTTTAAAGTGATGAAAGAGAAGGGCACCCACGAAGGCTGCATCGAGCAGGTTTACGGCCTGTTTAAAGACAGCCTCTACAACGCCTCGCCGATTCTGGATGACGTTGGCCGCCTGCGCGCCGACTACAAAGAGCTGCAGCCGGACGTGCAGGGTGAAGTGTCTCAGCTGTGGCCAACCGTCACCGACGAGAACCTGAACGAGCTGACCGACTTCGCCGGCTACAAGGCCGAGTTCCTGCAGCTGTTCGGCTTTGGCCTGGCGGGCGTCGATTATGACGCAGACGTTAATGCCGACGTGAAGATCAAAAACCTGGTGCAGATGTAATCTGCCCGGCGCTTCAGAGTACGATCAGGGCGACCCATAGCGGTCGCCTTTTTTTATCTTATCGTGCAGTGCAGCGACGAAGGGAGCCAGCTTAAGCGGATTCGCAGGCGAACGACATCCACGCTTCATGGCACGCGCTGCTGATGAGGCTTCCCGTGCGATGTAGAAGTCTATCCGCGCTTTACAGCAGTTGGCGCTGACCAGAGTGTATCGTCCGATCGTTAAAGCATGCTGCGTTGGTGGCAGGCTGGTCAGTTCTGCCGTTACGGCTGACAGTTCTCCCGCGTGTAGAGCAAAAAGTCTATTTTTCCGTCGTGATACTCATCCGGATTTGCATCCTGTTCCAGCCTGTTCAGCATCAGCGTTAACGCACGCTGGGCGTGCTCGCGGGTGTTCTGATCCAGCGTCAGCGCTACCACGTTCTGCGCCAGCAGGCGGCGGGTGGTTGGATAAAGTTCATGGGTGATAAACACTACGTCTGCCAGCCGGTGACGCGCCAGCGCCTCGCCAATATCCGTGTTGCCCAGCCCGGTGTTGTAAATGCCGCGGATTGTCGGACTCTGGTAGAGCTGTGCCTCCAGCTGGCGACCGATCTCACGGCGATCGTCCATCGCCGTCAGCACCTGGTGCAGCCGCAGCTGCGGAAACTGACTGGTAATCACCGCGCTGAATCCCTCCACCCGCTGACGGTGCGCCAGATAATCCATCCGCCCGCTGATAATCACCACTTCACCCGGCCCGCTGAGCATTTTGCCCATCAGCAACCCGGCGGTGCGCCCGGCCTGTAGCTGGTCAATGCCGACGTGGCACAGCCGGCAGGCGCCCGGCAGATCGGTCGCGAGGGTAATCACCGGCACGCCGCGTTCCCGGCACCGGGCCAGCGCGGCAAGCACCGCCGGGTGTTCATGGGCAAAGATCATCAGGCCGTCGCGCTGCTCACTGGCACGCAGAATTTGCGCGGCCAGCCGCTGCGGATCGCCTTCTGCCACCAGCGTGCGGTGCAGGGTCAGGCTGCGGTAGCCAATCTGGTCGGCCAGCTGGCTGAAGTGTTCACTCAGCTGGCCGAAGAAGAACGCTTCGTTGCTGCTCAGCAGTAGTTCGACCTGCCACGGGTGGCGATGAGCGTCGGGCAGCAGGCGGTTCAGACCGGCCTCACGCGCCGCCGCCAGCACCCGGCGGGTGGTGGCGGGTGAGACGCCGCCGCGTTCGTTGATCACCCGATCCACCGTGGCGATGCCCACGCCAATCTGTTTCGCCAGCGCTTCCAGCGTGATTTTCTTCACTGTTTTCTCCGCATGATGGCTTCCCATCAAAATCCCGATTCAGCCAGTATAGGCACTGGGGTTATCCTGGCAACGATTCGTTAACTTTCACCTGTTTAAAGGCGTCATTCAATGGCACAGAAGCGTAAGTTTGCCCTGCTGGGTACCGGTTTTATTGGTCAGGTTCATGCAAAAAATCTGGCGTCCCATCCCGATATTGAGCTAGTGATGGTTGCCGATCGGGATGCGGCGCGGGCGGCAGAGGTGGCCAGTCTTTATGGCGTGCGTGCCGGTAGCGTGGCGGAGGCGATCAACCATGATGCTATCGACAGCGTACTGATCGCCACTTCCACGCCGTCGCACGCCGAGTTTCTGGCGGCCTCGGCGGCGGCGGGCAAGGCGGTGTACTGCGAAAAGCCGATCGATCTGTCGCTGAGCAAGGCGCGTCGCGTGGTGGATGAAGTCGCACGTTATGACGTGCCGGTGACCGTTGGCTTTAACCGCCGTTTTGATCCGAGCCACAATCAGCTTAAGCAGCATTTAAAACAGGGGACGCTGGGCCGTGCGGAGCTGATTCAGATGGTGTGCCGCGCCTCCGAGCTGCCGCCGCTGAGCTATCTGCAGAGTTCCGGCGGGCAGATGCGCGATCAGGCGATTCACTTTTTCGATCTGCTGCGCTGGCTGACGGAAGAGGAGGTGGAGACGATCGGCGCGCTGGGGTCGGCGCTGGCGATGCCGGAGATCGCCGGGTTTGGTGATGTGGATACGTCGGTGCTGATGATGAAGCTGACCAGCGGGGCGCTGGCGCAGCTGGATAATACCCGCCGCACGGCTTACGGCTATGATGAGCGGATTACGGTGCTGGGCGATAAGGGGATGGCGGATTCGGCGGCGCAGAGTCCGCAGGGGGCGACGCTGTATACCACCGGCGGGATTACCCGTCCGGCGCTGTATGCGGACTGGTTTAACCGGGTGAAGGAGACCTATTATCTGCATCTGGATGCGTTTGTGCGGTCGCTGAACGGCGAGTCGGTGCAGGTGCCGGGGTTGCATGACGGGTTGCAGGCGCAGGCGATTGCGGAGGCGGCGGTGAAGTCGCTGGAGACGGGGCGTTTTTGTTCTGTTGAGCGGATTTAGGGCACGTTGTCTGGGTGGTTTGGGGCTCGTTGTCTTTGTGATCGAGATACCCCGGGCCTGTCAGCGGGCGCCCCTGCGCGGGTTACCCCGCTCCGGGCTCATCCCGCTGCCCTCCCGAAAAATGGGCTGTGGTTTTGGCTGGTGGTTTTGGGGCACGTTGTCTTTGTGATCGAGATACCCCGGGCCTGTCAGCGGGCGACCCTGCGCGGGTTACCCCGCTCCGGGCTCATCCCACTGCCTTCCCGAAAAATGGGCTGTGGTTTTGGCTGGTGGTTTTAGGGCACGTTGTCTGGTTGATCGAGATACCCCGGGCCTGTCAGCGGGCGACCCTGCGCGGGTTACCCCGCTCCGGGCTCATCCCGCTGCCCTCCCGGAAAATGGGCTGTGGTTTGGGCTGGGCATTTTTGAGCCTGGGAGCGGGTTTAACAAAGGGCCGGGCGATAAACGTCCGGCTTTTTTCTTCTTACTTCTTCGCAGATGCCGCTTTATTGGGGGCGTGCATCACTTCTCTTCGTTAAACACCTGACCAATCTGGCGGCGCACTTCGTCGATGGCGTCGAGGGTAGCGATGGAGAGTGACAGCGGGCGGATCGGCGAGTCGGTTTTGCCCTGACCGACGCACCAGGCGAAGTGGACGGCTTCGTGGAACAGCTGGTCGTAGCGGTTGCGTGGTTCGTCCCAGATGAGGGTTTTGCCGCCCTGGCTGGCGGTGAGGGTGAACGGGCCAGGGGCGTAGAAGCAGCCGTCGGTTTGCAGGGTAGCGTCGCGGCCGGCGATAACGGCGGCACCGGGGGTGTTGCTGAACAGGGTGGTGTTGAGCACCGAGTGCATGCCGTTATTGTGCGTCAGCAGCATTGAGGTCTGGCCGTTGAGGCCGCCGGCTACCGACTGGCCGGCGGCGTGGATAGTAGTGGGTGCGCCTGCGACTTTAACGCTGAGACCGATAAGGTAGCTGCCGAGATCCATCATCGGGCCGCCGGCGAGGTCGGCATTGAAGATACGGTGATCGGGGGTGAAATACTCGCCGTGGTCGGCCAGCAGGGTGTGCAGGTCGCCCAGCGCGCCGTCCTCCAGCAGCTGGCTGATGACGTCATATTTCGGCAGGAAGTCGCACCACATCGCCTCCATACAGAGCAGGCCTTTGGCGCGGCTGAGTTCGGCCAGCGCGCGCGCCTGCTGCCCGTTCAGCGCCAGCGGTTTTTCGATCAGCACGTGTTTACCGGCCTGTAAGGCTTTGAGCGCATCCGGGTAGTGGTGGTTGTGGGGCGTCGCGATGTAAACCGCATCGATATCCTGTTGTGCCAGCAGGTCGTCACTGCTGCCGAAGGCCTGGGCGATGCCCGTTTTGCCGGCAAAGGTGCTGGCGCGTTCATAAGAACGCGAAGCCACGGCCACCAGTTGCTGTGCGGTACTCTCTTTCAGTGATTTGGCAAAACGCTCGGCGATCCAGCCGGGGCCAATAATCCCCCAGCGCAGAGCGGGTACGGCGTGCGGATCCTGGATGCGGGCTTTAGGCAGGTGTGAAGGAAACATGACAGCTCCTGATTATTTCGTAGGGTAATCAACGGGTACGCGCCGTTGCGCGGCGGCGATATTTCACTATAGACAGCGCAGCGGGGGGCGGAAACGGCTTTTATGATGGAAAGCCATCAGTCAGCACTGCGGAATGGGCGCGACCGGCGACCGCTGGGGCAGAAAGGTTTCTGTACCGGCTTAAAAAGGCTGATGTGCAGTGATGGATAATGACTTTTTCAGCGTGCAGCGTCGCCAGGTCTTCCGCCAGGCGTGCAGTCGTTTTAACGATCCCGCGCGGCGAGTTACCGGCTGTTGACGGCAGAGGCAGTGCACGCCCCGGCCGTTAACGCTCACCCTGCCACCTTATAAAGCAGAGCTGCCCCGCACCAGTGCAGCTTACCGTCTTCCCCACCCGGAAATCCGCTTTCGCCAGGTGCTGCCCCCCTGGTACGCTTCTTGCACCCCTGATAATAAAGGTCGCTCAACGGTGAGTGGCCGCACTGCAACGGCGCTGTTTTGCTCTCCTGGCGGAGGGTAAGCGGCGCTTTTTTGTTTTCAGGGGGCGGGATGAGCAATAACCGGACGGTGCGCAGCGCGTGCCCGTACTGCGGCGTGGGGTGCGGCATTGTGATGCAGGTGGAGGCGGGATGCATCACCCGCGTCAGCGGCGATAAGCAGCACCCGGCTAACGCCGGTAAGCTGTGCAGTAAAGGCAGCAGCAGCCATCTGCCGGTCAGCGACGCCGGGCGTATGCAACGGGCGTGGCTGCGCGAGGATCGGCAACGTGAACCCTTGCCCGCCGCGATGGACGCGGCGATTAGCGCCACCGCCGGCCGCCTGCGTGCAATCCTCGACAGGGACGGGCCGGACGCCATCGCGCTGTACGTCTCCGGCCAGATGTCGCTGGAGGCGCAGTACCTCGCTAACAAACTGGTGAAGGGCTTTATCGGCAGCCAGCATATCGAATCCAACTCCCGGCTCTGTATGGCCAGCGCCGGTAGCGGCTACAGGCTGTCGCTGGGGTCAGACGGGCCGCCCGGCTCTTACGACGATTTTGGCCTTGCCGATCTGTTTCTGGTTACCGGGGCCAATATGGCCGACTGCCATCCGATCCTGTTTATGCGCATGATGGAGCGGGTACGCCAGGGGGCGAAGCTGATCGTGGTCGACCCACGGCGCACCGCCACCGCAGAGAAGGCCGATCTGCACCTGGCGATTCGTCCCGGCAGCGATCTGGCGCTGCTTAACGGGCTGCTGCATCTGCTGGTTAAGAACGCCGCCGTCGACGAAGCCTTTATCGCACAGTTCACCCGCGGCTGGCAGGCGATGCCCGATTTTCTCAGCGACTATACGCCCGGGCGGGTGGCGCAGCTCACCGGACTGACGCAGGCCGATATCGAGCTGGCCGCGCGCTGGTTAGGCGAGGCCGCCGAATGGATGAGCTGCTGGACCATGGGCCTTAACCAGAGCACCCACGGCACCTGGAGCACCAACGCACTGTGCAACCTGCACCTGGCAACCGGTAAAATCTGCCGCCCCGGCAGCGGGCCGTTCTCGCTGACCGGCCAGCCCAACGCGATGGGCGGGCGCGAAATGGGCTATATGGGGCCGGGCCTGCCGGGGCAGCGCTCGGCGCTGAACGCGGAGGATCGCGCCTTTGTTGAGCAGCAGTGGCGGCTGCCGCCCGGCACGCTTCGCAGCGAAGGCGGCGGTGGCACCCTCGCGCTGTTCGAACAGCTGCGGGCCGGGGCGATTAAAGCCTGCTGGATTATCTGCAGCAACCCGGTGGCCAGCGTGCCCGGCCGTGACCGGGTCATTGAGGCGCTGCAGGCGGCCGAGCTGGTGATCGCCCAGGACGCCTTTCTCGATACCGAAACCAACCGCTATGCCGATATTCTGCTGCCCGCCGCGCTGCACGCCGAAGCGGAAGGGGTGATGATCAACTCCGAACGCAGCCTGACGCTGATGCATCAGGCGGTGGCACCGCCCGGCGAGGCGTTGCCCGACTGGCAGATTATTGCCCGCGTCGCCTGTAAAATGGGCTTTGCCGACGCCTTCAGCTACCAGAGCGCGGAGCAGGTGTTTGATGAGATCCGCCGGTTCCACAACCCGGCCACCGGCTACGATCTGCGCGGTGCCAGCTATGCGCGGCTGCGGCAGCAGCCGCTGCAGTGGCCGTGCCCGCCCGACGACCCTCAGGATCGCCATCCGCTGCGCTACCTGAATCAGGGCATCAGCCAGACCCTGCGCGTGGCAGAAGACGGCAGCACGCCGCCCCTGAACTTTGCCACCGCCGACGGCCGCGCCTGCTTTTATGCCCGCCCGCATCAGGACCCGGCCGAGATGCCCGACGACGACTATCCGTTTCTGCTGAATACCGGCCGCGTGCAGCATCAGTGGCACACCCTGACCAAAACCGGCAAGGTGGCGACCCTGAACAAGCTTAATCCGGGCCCTTTTATTGAGGTGAACCCGCAGGATGCCGCACGGCTGGCGCTGAAAAACGGCGATGCGCTGCGCATCCGGTCGCGGCGCGGCGAGGCGGTGCTGCCGGTCAACGTCAGCGATCGCGTACAGCCCGGCTGCTGCTTTGCCCCGTTCCACTGGAACGATCTCTATGGCGAGCAGCTGGCGATTAACGCCGTGACCAGCGATGCCGTCGACCCGATCTCGCTGCAGCCGGAGCTGAAATGCTGCGCCGTCAGCCTGCAGCGGGTGGAGAAGATTATTTATCGTGACAGTGTCACAGATAGAGTCGCCAGCATTGCCATCCCCGCAGATTCCGTTAATACCACTAACGGTGCTGGTGCTGCTGACGCGCAGTCCGTGGCCAGCAACGCTGTACCGGCCGCCGGCATTACGCTGCTTTACGCTTCGCAGACCGGCAACGCCGCCGGGCTGGCGGAGAGCTTTAGCGCGCAGCTGCGCGACGGCGGTCTTGCGGTGGCGCTGCACGAGATGGATCAGGCCCCGGCGGACTGTCTGCGTGCCGGCGAAACGCTGCTGCTGCTGACCAGCACCTTCGGCGACGGCGACGCGCCGGATAACGGTCAGCAGTTCTGGCAGCGGCTGCAGGCGCAAGATGAACCGCTCATCGGGCTGCGTTACGCGGTGCTGGCGCTGGGCGACAGCAGCTTCGATCGTTTCTGCCAGCACGGCCGCCAGCTGGATGCGCGCTTAACGCAGCTGGCCGCCACGCCGCTGCTGCCGCTAAGCGAGTGCGACAGCGACTATGCGCAGCCCGCCAGCGCCTGGTTTAACCAGCTGCTGCCGCTGCTGAGTCTTCACATCCCGGCAGTGTATACCCCCTCCGTCAGCAGCGTATCATCCGCCCCGGCGGTAGCCGGTGCAGCTGCATCATCCGGTATTTCATCCGTCCACGCAGCATTCACGCTAGCAGCATCAAATCCGGCCTTATCATCTGCTTCTCATTTCAGCAAAAGCCAGCCGTACCCGACAACCTTGCTGGACAACGCCCGCATCAGCGCGCCCGAATCAGCAAAGGAGACGCGGCTGATCCGCCTAAGTCTCGGGCCGCTGAGCTATCAGCCCGGCGACGCGCTGGGGGTCTGGCCGCGCAACTGTGCGCGGCTGGTCGATGAACTGCTGGCGCTGACCGGGCTGGACGGCGAACAGGCGGTCAGCGTGGCGGAGCAGGGAGAGATGCCGCTGCGTGACGCATTGAGCCGCCACTATGAGATCGCCCGTCCGTCGCGGGAGGCGTTAAGCCTGATCGCCGGGCAGTCGGGCAACGGCGCGCTGCAACAGCGGCTGGCGCAGGGCGAGGCGCTGAAAAGCTGGCTGTGGGGGCGCCAGCTGGCCGACGTGCTGGCCGAATTCAGCTGGCGGGGGGAGGCGACAACATTGCTGGCCTGCCTGAAGCGGCTGCAGCCGCGCTTTTACTCGATCGCCTCCAGCCCGCTGGCGCATCCGGGCGAGATCCAGCTGACCGTCGCCACGGTGCGCTACGGCCAGCGCAAGGGCGTGGCTTCGGCGTGGCTGGCCGATCTGGCACCTGGCGACGCGGTGGCGGTCTTTGTTCAGCCGACGCGTCACTTCCTGCTGCCGGAAGCGGGCGACGCGCCGCTGGTGATGATCGGCCCCGGTACCGGCATTGCGCCGTTTCGCGGTTTTCTGCATCACCGCCGCCTGCGCGGCGACAGCGGCAAAAACTGGCTGTTCTTCGGCGAGCAGCATCAGCAGAGCGAGTTTTACTACCGCGAGGAGCTGGAGCCGATGCGCGACAGCGGGCTGCTGACCCGGCTGAGCCTCGCGTTCTCCCGCGACCAGCCGCAAAAAATCTACGTGCAGGACCGGCTGCGTGAAGAGGGGGATAACCTGTGGCGCTGGCTGCAGGAGGGCGCACGACTGTATCTGTGTGGCGACGCCAGCCGCATGGCGAAAGACGTTGAGACGGCACTGCGTGATATCGCCTGCCAGCACGGTGGGATGAATGCACAGCAGGCCGCCGGCTGGCTGCAGCAGCTGGCGCAGGAGAAACGCTACCTGCGTGATGTGTATTAGCCGCAAACCGGCAATAGATTGCCGATATTGATATTTAATTTCCCGGCGTTTTTATGAAAATCTGGAGCCAGTTACCGCTATCAGGATCAGGGAGTTAGCCAATGAGCCAGACCAAACGCCGGATTAAACTGGGGTTAATGTTACAGGGAGCCGGTGGGTATATGAACTCCTGGCGCCACCATCGCGCGGCGGCGGACGCCAGCGTCAATATTGCCTGGAACCAGCAGCTGGCGAAAGACGCCGAAGCTGCCGGTTTCGATTTTCTGTTTGTAGCCGACGGCCTGCACATCAACGAAAAATCGCTGCCGCACTTCCTGAACCGCTTTGAGCCGATTGCGCTGCTCTCCTCGCTGACGGCGATCACCTCGCGCATTGGCCTGGCCGGCACCATCTCCACCTCCTACAGCGATCCCTTCACCGTGGCGCGTCAGCTGGCCTCGCTGGATCTGCTGAGCGGCGGCCGCGCGGGCTGGAACGTGGTGACCTCACCGCTGGAAGGCTCCGGGCGTAACTTTGGTAAAACCCACCCGCAGCACGCCGAACGCTACCAGATCGCCGAGGAGTATATCCAGGTGGTGCAGGGGCTGTGGGACTCGTGGGAAGATGACGCCTTCGTGCGCAACAAAGAGAGCGGCGTGTTCTTTGACGCGGCGAAGCTGCACGCGCTGAATCACAAAGGCGATTACTTCTCGGTGGCCGGCCCGCTGAATATCCAGCGTTCCGCCCAGGGGCAGCCGGTGGTGTTCCAGGCCGGCGCCTCGGATACCGGCATTGCGCTGGCGGCGAAAACCGCCGATGCGGTGTTCACCAACGCGCGTACGCTGGAAGAAGCGACGCTGTACGCACAGAAACTGCAGCAGGCCGCAGAGCAGCACGGCCGCGCCGCGTCGGGGATCTTCCCCGGCATCAGCCCGATCGTCGGCCGCACCGAGGCCGAGGCCGAAGAGAAGTACCGCTATCTGCTGTCGCTGCTGTCGCTTGACGACGCGCTCAGCTACCTCGGCCGCTTCTTT
This portion of the Erwinia sp. E602 genome encodes:
- a CDS encoding Gfo/Idh/MocA family oxidoreductase, whose translation is MAQKRKFALLGTGFIGQVHAKNLASHPDIELVMVADRDAARAAEVASLYGVRAGSVAEAINHDAIDSVLIATSTPSHAEFLAASAAAGKAVYCEKPIDLSLSKARRVVDEVARYDVPVTVGFNRRFDPSHNQLKQHLKQGTLGRAELIQMVCRASELPPLSYLQSSGGQMRDQAIHFFDLLRWLTEEEVETIGALGSALAMPEIAGFGDVDTSVLMMKLTSGALAQLDNTRRTAYGYDERITVLGDKGMADSAAQSPQGATLYTTGGITRPALYADWFNRVKETYYLHLDAFVRSLNGESVQVPGLHDGLQAQAIAEAAVKSLETGRFCSVERI
- a CDS encoding LacI family DNA-binding transcriptional regulator, whose translation is MKKITLEALAKQIGVGIATVDRVINERGGVSPATTRRVLAAAREAGLNRLLPDAHRHPWQVELLLSSNEAFFFGQLSEHFSQLADQIGYRSLTLHRTLVAEGDPQRLAAQILRASEQRDGLMIFAHEHPAVLAALARCRERGVPVITLATDLPGACRLCHVGIDQLQAGRTAGLLMGKMLSGPGEVVIISGRMDYLAHRQRVEGFSAVITSQFPQLRLHQVLTAMDDRREIGRQLEAQLYQSPTIRGIYNTGLGNTDIGEALARHRLADVVFITHELYPTTRRLLAQNVVALTLDQNTREHAQRALTLMLNRLEQDANPDEYHDGKIDFLLYTRENCQP
- a CDS encoding Glu/Leu/Phe/Val dehydrogenase, translated to MEKLSYVSEGSKTAWSTYLQQIDRVAPYLGDLSRWIDTLRHPKRALIVDIPLQMDDGTIRHFEGFRVQHNLSRGPGKGGVRYHPNVDLNEVMALSAWMTIKCAAVNLPYGGAKGGIRVDPLKLSEGELERLTRRYTSEIGLIIGPQKDIPAPDVGTNGKVMAWMMDTYSMNNGTTVTGVVTGKPVHLGGSLGREKATGRGVFITGREVAQRSGIELEGARVAVQGFGNVGSEAARLFAAAGGRVVAVQDHSATLFNPAGIDLAALSEWNAANKKIAGFSGAEVISDEAFWDVEMDILIPAALEGQITRQRAEKLKCRIVLEGANGPTYPEADDVLASRGITVVPDVICNAGGVTVSYFEWVQDMASFFWSEDEINERMDKIMTEAMVHVWDKAREKECSLRTSAYIVACERILMARKDRGIYPG
- a CDS encoding D-serine ammonia-lyase; its protein translation is MTLDVKSLKQNFPLLDAICALQPVSWFNPDYGTLAAGYPHVGLTAAQVADAAARLHRFAPYLMKVFPETRASQGIIESAICPLTQLQPVLEAHYQQRLAGRLWLKKDSHLPVSGSIKARGGIYEVLAHAERLAIAAGLLQEGDDYAKLAGDDFRAFFSQYRIAVGSTGNLGLSIGIISAQLGFEVTVHMSADARAWKKQTLRDRGVRVVEYEQDYGVAVAEGRRQAGDDPRCFFIDDENSHNLFLGYAVAGERLKRQFAEHNIVVDADHPLFVYLPCGVGGGPGGVAFGLKLAFGDHVHCVFAEPTHSPCMLLGVHTGLHDEISVQDLGIDNLTAADGLAVGRASGFVGRAMQRLLSAFYTLSDEEMYRLLGLLQCHEGLSLEPSALAGMAGPWRISAQPQELAAQGISAAQLSRATHLVWATGGGMVPAEEMAKYQAAAEKLLAD
- the fabV gene encoding enoyl-ACP reductase FabV, whose translation is MIIKPRIRGFICVTAHPAGCKANVKQQIDYVTAQGPVASGPKKVLVIGASTGYGLAARISAAFGCDADTLGVFFERAGEETKPATAGWYNSAAFEEFATEKGLYAKSINGDAYSDAVKQKTIELIKQDLGQVDLVVYSLAAPRRTHPVTGEVFNSTLKPIGKPLVTRGLNTDKETITEVALEPANAEEIAGTVAVMGGEDWQMWIDALLEAGVLAEGAKTTAFTYLGEQITHDIYWNGSIGEAKKDLDKRVLTIRDTLAAHGNGDARVSVLKAVVTQASSAIPVMPLYLSLLFKVMKEKGTHEGCIEQVYGLFKDSLYNASPILDDVGRLRADYKELQPDVQGEVSQLWPTVTDENLNELTDFAGYKAEFLQLFGFGLAGVDYDADVNADVKIKNLVQM